Proteins from a genomic interval of Diospyros lotus cultivar Yz01 chromosome 6, ASM1463336v1, whole genome shotgun sequence:
- the LOC127803871 gene encoding uncharacterized protein LOC127803871: MSIYSGKKRRKKEVMSDGIGSMEASSDASSVLKRKSNDVRCEYGMLINAKNMDKVKCKLCGKVMSRGVYRVKEHIGHIFGNVSACPKSSPNDKAKCKNAIVEAKSKKKNKKQEEDMMRSSVNISNKGKGVDDEDEFEELGSRKAARTLGPIDKFAISISPEICLSSRMTQRQQNISEALFKERTQTVQGYCARWVYEAGIPFNAIDHDSFKLFVEAIGQFGPRFKPPSQYQLREPLLKEEVDRMKDLLKKHEEEWAQNGCSIMTDAWTDRKRSIMNLCVNSSMGTAFLSSKETSDEAHTSELIFEYVDKCIEQVGPQNVVQVVTDNAANC, translated from the coding sequence atgtcaatttactcaggaaaaaaaagaagaaaaaaggaagtcATGTCGGATGGAATTGGGAGTATGGAAGCATCGTCCGATGCCTCCTCAgttcttaaaagaaaatcaaatgatgTCAGATGtgagtatggaatgttaattaATGCAAAGAATATGGATAAAGTTAAATGCAAGTTGTGTGGTAAAGTTATGTCTAGAGGAGTTTACAGAGTCAAAGAACACATCGGCCACATTTTCGgaaatgtttctgcatgtccaaaatcttctccgaATGATAAAGCTAAATGCAAGAATGCTATTGTTGAggcaaagagtaagaagaagaataagaagcaaGAGGAAGATATGATGAGATCCTCGGTTAATATTTCTAACAAGGGGAAAGGggtggatgatgaagatgaattcgAAGAGTTAGGGAGTAGAAAAGCAGCTCGTACTCTTGGCCCTATAGATAAGTTTGCAATCTCCATTAGTCCTGAAATTTGTTTGAGTTCGAGAATGACGCAAAGGCAGCAAAATATTAGTGAAGCATTgtttaaagagagaacacagaCTGTACAAGgatattgtgctagatgggtgtatgaagctggtatacctttcaatgctaTTGATCATGATAGCtttaaattgtttgttgaggcgaTTGGTCAATTTGGGCCGAGGTTCAAACCTCCTAGTCAATACCAGTTGAGGGAACCGTTATTAAAGGAAGAGGTTGACAGAATGAAAGACTTactgaagaagcatgaagaagagtgggcacaaaATGGGTGCTCTATTATGACAGACGCTTGGACAGACAGAAAaaggagcatcatgaacctatgtgttaattctagcATGGGTActgcttttctttcttcaaaagaAACATCAGAcgaagcacatacaagtgaactcatatttgagtatgtggacaagtgcattgagcaagttgggccacaaaatgtcgtccaagtagtaaccgacaatgctgccaactgttag